The Chroicocephalus ridibundus chromosome 2, bChrRid1.1, whole genome shotgun sequence genome includes a region encoding these proteins:
- the SP8 gene encoding transcription factor Sp8 → MATSLLGEEPRVGSTPLAMLAATCNKIGSPSPSPSALSDSASSFGKGFHPWKRSSSSSSSSAGSCGAVGSGLPGFGVAGAARNGSSAAAAAAAAAAAAAALVSDSFSCGGSPGSSAFSLTSSSAAAASSPFANDYSVFQAPGSAGGGGGGGGGGGGAAGQEAAAHQPVFISKVHTSVEGLQGIYPRVGMAHPYESWFKPSHPGLAAGEVGSAGASSWWDVGAGWIDVQSPNGAAALPGSLHPAAGGLQTSLHSPLGGYNSDYSGLGHSAFSSGASSHLLSPAGQHLMDGFKPVLPGSYPDSAPSPLAGAGGSMLGGGPAAPLAASPRSSARRYSGRATCDCPNCQEAERLGPAGASLRRKGLHSCHIPGCGKVYGKTSHLKAHLRWHTGERPFVCNWLFCGKRFTRSDELQRHLRTHTGEKRFACPVCNKRFMRSDHLSKHVKTHSGPGGAGGPGGGGPGPGPGGKKGSDTDSEHSAAGSPPCHSPELLPPPEPGHRNGLE, encoded by the exons ATGGCAACTTCACTTCTAGGG GAGGAACCGCGGGTAGGCTCCACGCCGCTGGCCATGCTCGCCGCGACCTGCAACAAGatcggcagccccagcccctcgccgTCCGCCCTCTCGGACAGCGCGTCCTCCTTCGGCAAAGGCTTCCACCCCTGGAAacgctcctcctcctcttcctcgtccTCGGCGGGCAGCTGCGGCGCCGTGGGCTCCGGCCTCCCGGGCTTCGGCGTGGCGGGCGCGGCGCGGAACGgctcctcggcggcggcggcggcggcagcggcggcggcggcggcggcagccctcGTCTCGGACTCGTTCAGCTGCGGCGGCTCGCCGGGCTCCAGCGCCTTCTCCCTCACCTCCAGCAGCGCGGCGGCCGCCAGCTCGCCCTTCGCCAACGACTACTCCGTCTTCCAGGcgccgggcagcgccggcggcggcggcggcggcggagggggcggcggcggggcggcggggcaggaggcggcggcgcaCCAGCCCGTCTTCATCTCCAAGGTGCACACGTCGGTGGAGGGGCTCCAGGGCATCTACCCGCGGGTGGGCATGGCGCACCCCTACGAGTCCTGGTTCAAGCCCTCGCACCCGGGGCTGGCCGCCGGCGAGGTGGGCTCGGCGGGCGCCTCCAGCTGGTGGGACGTGGGCGCCGGCTGGATCGACGTGCAGAGCCCCAACggggcggccgcgctgcccggcTCGCTGCACCCGGCGGCCGGCGGGCTCCAGACCTCGCTCCACTCGCCGCTGGGCGGCTACAACTCGGATTACTCGGGCCTGGGCCACTCGGCCTTCAGCAGCGGCGCCTCCTCGCACCTCCTCAGCCCCGCCGGGCAGCACCTCATGGACGGATTTAAGCCGGTGCTGCCCGGCTCCTACCCGGACTCGGCCCCCTCGCCGCTGGCAGGCGCCGGGGGCTCCATGctgggcggcggccccgccgcgccgctggCCGCCTCGCCGCGCTCCTCCGCCCGCCGCTACTCGGGCCGCGCCACCTGCGACTGCCCCAACTGCCAGGAGGCCGAGcggctggggccggcgggggccaGCCTGCGGCGCAAGGGGCTGCACAGCTGCCACATCCCCGGCTGCGGCAAGGTCTACGGCAAGACCTCGCACCTGAAGGCCCACCTGCGCTGGCACACGGGCGAGCGGCCCTTCGTCTGCAACTGGCTCTTCTGCGGCAAGCGCTTCACCCGCTCCGACGAGCTGCAGCGGCACCTGCGGACCCACACGGGCGAGAAGCGTTTCGCCTGCCCCGTCTGCAACAAGCGCTTCATGCGCAGCGACCACCTCAGCAAGCACGTCAAGACCCACAGCGGccccggcggcgccggcggccccggcggcggcggccccggccccggtcccggcggCAAGAAAGGCAGCGACACCGACAGCGAGCACAGCGCGGCCGGCAGCCCGCCCTGCCACTCCCCGGAGCTGCTGCCGCCCCCCGAACCCGGCCACCGCAACGGCCTGGAGTga